A region from the Ovis aries strain OAR_USU_Benz2616 breed Rambouillet chromosome 22, ARS-UI_Ramb_v3.0, whole genome shotgun sequence genome encodes:
- the NKX6-2 gene encoding homeobox protein Nkx-6.2 codes for MDANRPGAFVLSSAPLAALHNMAEMKTSLFPYALQGPAGFKAPALGGLGAQLPLGTPHGISDILGRPVGAAGGGLLGGLPRLNGLASSAGVYFGPAAAVARGYPKPLAELPGRPPIFWPGVVQGSPWRDPRLAGPAQAGGVLDKDGKKKHSRPTFSGQQIFALEKTFEQTKYLAGPERARLAYSLGMTESQVKVWFQNRRTKWRKRHAAEMASAKKKQDSDAEKLKVGGSDAEDDDDEYNRPLDPNSDDEKITRLLKKHRAPNLALVSPCGGGAGDAS; via the exons atGGACGCTAACCGCCCGGGCGCGTTCGTGCTGAGCAGCGCCCCGCTGGCCGCGCTGCACAACATGGCCGAGATGAAGACGTCGCTGTTCCCATATGCGTTGCAGGGCCCGGCCGGTTTCAAGGCGCCCGCGCTGGGCGGCCTGGGCGCACAGCTGCCCCTTGGCACCCCGCACGGCATCAGCGACATCCTGGGGCGGCCGGTGGGCGCGGCGGGCGGCGGCCTCCTGGGCGGTCTGCCCCGGCTCAATGGGCTGGCCTCGTCGGCTGGCGTCTACTTCGGGCCCGCGGCCGCCGTGGCGCGCGGCTATCCCAAGCCCCTGGCGGAGCTTCCCGGGCGCCCGCCCATCTTCTGGCCCGGAGTGGTGCAGGGCTCGCCCTGGAGGGACCCGCGCCTGGCCGGCCCGG CCCAGGCCGGCGGGGTCCTGGACAAGGACGGCAAGAAGAAGCACTCGCGGCCGACCTTCTCGGGCCAGCAGATCTTCgcgctggagaagactttcgAGCAGACGAAGTACCTGGCGGGGCCCGAGCGCGCGCGCCTCGCCTACTCCCTGGGCATGACCGAGAGCCAGGTCAAG GTGTGGTTCCAGAACCGCCGGACCAAGTGGCGCAAGCGGCACGCGGCGGAGATGGCGTCGGCCAAGAAGAAGCAGGACTCGGACGCCGAGAAGCTGAAGGTGGGCGGCTCGGACGCGGAGGACGACGACGACGAGTACAACCGGCCCCTGGACCCCAACTCGGACGACGAGAAGATCACGCGGCTGCTCAAGAAGCACAGAGCCCCGAACTTGGCGCTGGTCAGCCCgtgcggcggcggcgcgggggaCGCCTCCTGA